In Callospermophilus lateralis isolate mCalLat2 chromosome 4, mCalLat2.hap1, whole genome shotgun sequence, one genomic interval encodes:
- the LOC143396918 gene encoding glycosylation-dependent cell adhesion molecule 1-like: MKLFSVLLLASLASTSLAILHESEDEIPSKTQAISNFPASQFASINHPGKASISSEDLTVEPFIFSEELISKENAVIKSTSPMSQKTEILHPILQGDSSKSSIEETTEFTPTAATTSEGKLNKLGNKMGKDLKKAIKGILDYLKSLIPDASDVMRP, from the exons ATGAAGCTCTTCTCTGTCCTGCTGCTGGCCAGCCTGGCCTCCACCTCTCTGGCCATCCTTCATG AGTCAGAAGATGAAATCCCTTCGAAGACTCAAGCCATCAGTAACT TCCCAGCTTCCCAGTTTGCTTCTATCAACCATCCCGGGAAAGCCTCTATCTCCAGTGAGGACCTCACCGTGGAGCCTTTCATCTTCAGTGAAGAGCTGATTTCCAAAGAGAATGCGGTGATAAAATCCACCAGCCCAATGAGTCAGAAAACTGAAATCCTTCACCCCATACTCCAAGGGGACAGTTCCAAAAGTTCCATAGAAGAGACAACAGAATTCACTCCTACTGCTG CAACCACCTCGGAGGGAAAACTGAACAAGCTTGGCAATAAAATGGGGAAGGACCTGAAGAAAGCAATCAAAGGAATCTTGGACTATCTGAAAAGCCTGATACCTGATGCCAGCGACGTCATGAGGCCCTGA